A genome region from Campylobacter sp. MIT 12-8780 includes the following:
- the purE gene encoding 5-(carboxyamino)imidazole ribonucleotide mutase, which translates to MNFVSIVMGSKSDYEVMKEAANTLEKFGIKYELIITSAHRSPKRTSEYIKEAEQKGAKVFIAAAGMAAHLAGALAAHTTKPVLGVPMPGSNLASMDSVFSTLQMPSGIPVATLAVGKAGAINAAILAAQILALNDERLAKALLEDRKAQEEKLISDSLSVEVRI; encoded by the coding sequence ATGAACTTTGTAAGCATAGTTATGGGAAGTAAGAGTGATTATGAGGTGATGAAAGAAGCTGCAAATACACTTGAAAAATTTGGCATAAAATACGAACTTATCATCACCTCAGCACATAGAAGCCCAAAAAGAACAAGTGAGTATATCAAGGAAGCTGAACAAAAAGGTGCAAAGGTTTTTATCGCTGCAGCTGGCATGGCGGCTCATTTAGCCGGAGCGCTTGCAGCACATACAACTAAACCTGTTTTAGGTGTGCCAATGCCTGGCTCAAATTTAGCCTCTATGGATAGTGTGTTTTCTACTTTGCAAATGCCAAGTGGTATACCTGTAGCAACCCTAGCTGTTGGAAAAGCTGGTGCTATTAATGCTGCGATTTTAGCAGCTCAAATTTTAGCCTTAAATGATGAAAGGCTTGCAAAAGCTTTGCTTGAAGATAGAAAAGCCCAAGAAGAAAAGCTCATTAGCGATAGCCTTAGTGTTGAAGTAAGAATTTAA
- a CDS encoding DUF3972 domain-containing protein: MQAYLELDEFCKLVHLNEDVVKSMMANNTLNFKEEDGKIYIEAHQGTFSVVPSSKDKTSVVSSMSLAGESFVEKTIGTILNLHEKVLDAKDETLDALKGENKFLKDALYSMQELYDEDRKVIDSLNSQLKHTMEELEFMKRKYKLMWNKAVDNFTGTAALKAVENATLNAGASNPTNSNQSTASENKTNIQPEPKGEV; the protein is encoded by the coding sequence ATGCAAGCATATCTAGAACTTGATGAGTTTTGCAAACTCGTGCATTTAAATGAAGATGTGGTAAAATCCATGATGGCAAATAATACTTTGAATTTCAAAGAAGAAGATGGCAAAATTTATATAGAAGCCCATCAAGGCACTTTTTCTGTTGTTCCAAGCTCTAAGGACAAAACAAGCGTGGTAAGTTCTATGAGCTTAGCTGGAGAAAGCTTTGTTGAAAAGACTATAGGCACGATTTTAAATTTGCATGAAAAGGTTTTAGACGCTAAAGATGAGACTTTAGATGCATTAAAAGGGGAAAATAAATTCTTAAAAGACGCGCTTTATTCTATGCAAGAGTTGTATGATGAAGACAGAAAGGTTATAGATAGCTTAAACTCGCAACTTAAGCACACTATGGAAGAACTTGAGTTTATGAAAAGAAAATATAAGCTGATGTGGAATAAGGCTGTTGATAATTTCACTGGCACAGCGGCTTTAAAAGCTGTTGAAAATGCAACTTTAAATGCAGGTGCTTCAAATCCTACAAATTCTAATCAAAGCACTGCTTCTGAAAACAAAACAAATATTCAACCTGAACCAAAGGGCGAAGTATGA
- a CDS encoding Nif3-like dinuclear metal center hexameric protein, with the protein MKLSEIYAFLDKLSPFDTQEAWDNSGLLLGNADDEINTVYLSLDIDENLLEKAQPNSLFITHHPLIFKGLKELGSNAYPRAFIKEMIRKNIALISMHTNYDKSHLNAYFVEEILGFKLSFKEDFLAYVDCELSFDELIAHLKLRLDLKQIHTSFAGKKELKRLAICTGSGGDLIPFVKADCFLSGDFKYHQACQALANKLSLIDIKHYESEICFANSLAKHLQSLPINAIISVCKNPFQYF; encoded by the coding sequence ATGAAGCTGAGTGAAATTTATGCTTTTTTAGATAAGCTTAGTCCCTTTGATACCCAAGAAGCTTGGGACAATAGCGGACTTTTGCTTGGCAACGCTGATGATGAGATCAATACGGTTTATCTTAGCCTTGATATAGATGAAAATTTACTTGAAAAAGCCCAGCCAAACTCGCTTTTTATCACCCATCATCCTTTGATCTTTAAGGGCTTAAAAGAACTTGGCTCAAACGCCTATCCAAGAGCTTTTATAAAAGAAATGATACGCAAAAATATAGCCTTGATTTCTATGCATACAAACTATGATAAAAGCCATTTAAATGCGTATTTTGTAGAAGAAATTCTAGGCTTTAAGCTTAGTTTTAAAGAAGACTTTTTGGCTTATGTAGATTGTGAGCTAAGCTTTGATGAGCTTATTGCTCATCTTAAGCTAAGGCTTGATTTAAAGCAAATTCACACTAGCTTTGCGGGCAAAAAAGAGCTTAAAAGACTTGCAATTTGCACGGGTAGTGGAGGGGATTTAATCCCTTTTGTGAAAGCAGATTGTTTTTTAAGTGGAGATTTTAAGTATCATCAAGCTTGTCAAGCTCTGGCAAATAAGCTTTCTTTGATAGATATCAAACATTATGAAAGCGAAATTTGTTTTGCAAATTCTTTGGCAAAACACTTGCAAAGTTTGCCTATAAACGCTATAATATCAGTTTGCAAAAATCCATTTCAATATTTTTAA
- a CDS encoding peptidase U32 family protein, with translation MIKPEIVAPAGNFSKLKIALAYGADAVYAGVNHFSLRSRAAKEFDYESFEEAIRYTHDLGKKIFVTINGFHLSAQIEGLKRHILRLKEMKPDAFIVASIGAMRLVKELAPEINLHVSTQANILNYLDAKAYEDLGAKRIVIARELGLKDAKIIKEHCPKLELEAFVHGSMCFAYSGRCLISSVQSGRMSNRGSCANDCRFSYELYAKNPENGVLFRLEEDENGTHIFNSKDLNLSSHIEKIMKEECVNAFKIEGRTKSEYYVALTTRTYKMAIEDVLKGEFQAQKYETEIHTLKNRGFTDGYLISRAYEKADTQNHHSSLELGSHQVEAFSEDGEFFKCKGKIKPCQSYEILAPLESKIEPVDNEFGVIFKENDRYFVEFKKLIAKNNKEFKEIHSGNENEIKMPSKLPEFSFLRKEII, from the coding sequence GTGATCAAGCCTGAGATCGTTGCTCCAGCAGGAAATTTTTCTAAGCTTAAAATAGCCTTAGCTTATGGAGCTGACGCTGTTTATGCTGGGGTAAATCATTTTTCTTTACGCTCTCGTGCGGCAAAGGAATTTGACTATGAAAGCTTTGAAGAGGCGATACGTTACACCCATGATTTAGGTAAAAAAATTTTTGTTACTATAAATGGTTTTCATTTAAGTGCTCAAATAGAAGGCTTAAAAAGGCATATACTTAGGCTTAAAGAAATGAAGCCAGATGCTTTTATCGTCGCTTCTATTGGGGCTATGCGTTTGGTTAAAGAGCTTGCTCCTGAGATTAATTTACATGTTTCAACTCAAGCTAATATCTTAAACTATCTTGATGCTAAGGCTTATGAGGATTTGGGCGCAAAAAGGATAGTCATCGCAAGAGAACTTGGGCTTAAAGATGCAAAGATCATTAAAGAGCATTGTCCTAAACTTGAGCTTGAAGCCTTTGTGCATGGTTCTATGTGTTTTGCGTATTCTGGACGCTGTTTGATTAGCTCAGTGCAAAGTGGGCGTATGAGCAATCGTGGCTCTTGTGCTAATGATTGCCGTTTTTCGTATGAGCTTTATGCTAAAAATCCAGAAAATGGGGTTTTGTTTCGCCTTGAAGAAGATGAAAATGGCACGCATATTTTTAATTCAAAGGATTTAAATTTAAGCTCGCACATAGAAAAGATTATGAAAGAAGAATGCGTAAATGCTTTTAAGATAGAGGGTAGAACAAAAAGTGAGTATTATGTGGCTTTAACGACAAGGACTTATAAAATGGCGATTGAAGATGTGCTAAAAGGTGAGTTTCAAGCCCAAAAATATGAAACTGAAATTCACACCTTAAAAAATAGAGGATTTACAGACGGCTACTTAATCTCAAGAGCCTATGAAAAAGCTGATACGCAAAATCATCATTCAAGTTTAGAGCTTGGTTCTCATCAAGTAGAAGCCTTTAGTGAAGATGGGGAGTTTTTTAAGTGCAAGGGTAAGATCAAGCCTTGTCAAAGCTATGAAATTTTAGCCCCACTTGAAAGCAAGATAGAGCCTGTAGATAATGAATTTGGTGTGATTTTTAAGGAAAATGATCGATATTTTGTTGAGTTTAAAAAACTTATAGCAAAAAACAATAAAGAATTTAAAGAAATCCACAGCGGTAATGAAAATGAGATTAAAATGCCAAGCAAGCTGCCTGAATTTAGCTTTTTAAGAAAGGAAATAATATGA
- the glnA gene encoding type I glutamate--ammonia ligase, which yields MGKFVKSVDDFFDFCKKNEVAFVDFRFTDMIGTWHHITYNIHAIKKDHFEEGIPFDGSSIEGWQPIEKSDMILKPDAQSAFLDPFTADITIIVFCDVYDIYKGQMYEKCPRSIAKKAMAYLEESGVADTAYFGPENEFFVFDSVKIVDNIHCAKYEIDTEEGEWNDDKDYVDGYNTGHRPRTKGGYFPVQPIDSMVDLRAEMVQTLEKVGLTTFVHHHEVAQGQGEIGINFGTLVEAADNVQIYKYVVRMVAHLNGKTATFMPKPLYGDNGNGMHVHMSLWKNGVNLFYDKAGYGGLSQTAIHYIGGVLAHARSVAAFTNPSSNSYKRLIPGFEAPSILTYSCQNRSASCRVPYGVGKNSARIEMRFPDSTSCPYLAFVSLLMAGLDGIKNKTIPVGPMDENLFELTLDEIREKGIEQLPHTLRGSLEALIRHNAYLKPVMSDTFIDDYQHLKFQTQVWPVEARPTAYEFKTCYSC from the coding sequence ATGGGAAAATTTGTAAAAAGTGTCGACGATTTTTTTGATTTTTGCAAAAAAAATGAAGTTGCCTTTGTGGATTTTAGATTCACTGATATGATAGGCACTTGGCACCATATCACTTACAATATCCATGCGATTAAAAAAGATCATTTTGAAGAAGGAATTCCTTTTGATGGTAGCTCTATAGAAGGTTGGCAACCCATTGAAAAATCAGATATGATTTTAAAACCAGACGCACAAAGTGCTTTTTTAGACCCTTTTACAGCTGATATTACTATCATTGTATTTTGTGATGTATATGATATTTATAAGGGACAAATGTATGAAAAATGCCCAAGAAGTATAGCTAAAAAAGCTATGGCATATCTTGAGGAAAGCGGCGTTGCTGATACAGCGTATTTTGGACCAGAAAATGAATTTTTTGTCTTTGATAGCGTAAAGATAGTAGATAATATCCATTGTGCAAAGTATGAGATAGACACCGAAGAAGGCGAATGGAATGATGATAAAGACTATGTAGATGGCTACAACACAGGACATCGCCCACGCACTAAGGGAGGCTATTTTCCGGTTCAGCCAATTGATAGCATGGTTGATCTTAGAGCTGAGATGGTGCAAACTCTTGAAAAAGTAGGACTTACAACCTTTGTTCATCACCACGAGGTTGCTCAAGGACAAGGTGAAATAGGTATAAATTTTGGCACCCTTGTTGAAGCTGCTGATAATGTGCAAATTTATAAATATGTCGTAAGAATGGTTGCTCATCTTAACGGCAAAACTGCAACTTTTATGCCAAAACCACTTTATGGAGACAATGGAAATGGTATGCATGTGCATATGAGCCTTTGGAAAAATGGAGTAAATTTGTTTTATGATAAGGCAGGCTATGGTGGGCTTAGTCAAACAGCAATTCATTATATAGGTGGAGTTTTAGCTCACGCAAGAAGCGTAGCAGCTTTTACAAATCCAAGTTCAAACTCATATAAACGCTTAATTCCTGGCTTTGAAGCACCTTCGATTTTAACTTATTCTTGCCAAAACCGCTCGGCAAGTTGTCGTGTGCCTTACGGCGTAGGCAAAAACTCAGCGCGCATTGAAATGCGTTTTCCAGATAGCACCTCTTGTCCGTATTTAGCCTTTGTCAGCTTGCTTATGGCTGGACTTGATGGCATTAAAAACAAAACTATTCCAGTTGGACCTATGGATGAAAATCTTTTTGAACTGACTCTTGATGAGATTAGAGAAAAAGGTATAGAACAGCTCCCACATACCCTAAGAGGAAGCCTAGAAGCTCTAATCCGTCACAATGCTTACTTAAAGCCTGTGATGAGTGATACTTTTATCGATGATTATCAGCACCTTAAATTTCAAACCCAAGTGTGGCCTGTGGAAGCTCGCCCAACAGCATATGAGTTTAAAACCTGCTATTCTTGCTAG
- a CDS encoding zinc ribbon domain-containing protein, whose amino-acid sequence MNKYLEQLVALSQVDKELDEFEPKITQANKILKDTHLKIAKFDEDCLKLDEEIKTIKLEQNQNNLHITEFSERLKDISKKSASIKTEKELNALKIEEDIVKEQLDAANDDIIKLDKILESKESLKQELQEQIKKEQALLVDINAEVASKMKELEKERNLIYEKKSKLTSTMNQKILSFYEKIRKWAKNSAVVPVKKQACYGCFMKIYDKTYLAVQKGEEIVTCPHCGRILYKDESPEKSEKNQKEVAESLS is encoded by the coding sequence ATGAATAAATACCTAGAGCAACTTGTAGCCTTATCGCAAGTGGATAAAGAACTTGACGAGTTTGAACCTAAGATCACGCAAGCAAATAAAATCTTAAAAGACACTCATCTTAAAATAGCCAAATTTGATGAAGATTGCCTAAAGCTTGATGAAGAGATTAAAACTATAAAACTTGAACAAAATCAAAACAATCTCCATATAACAGAGTTTTCAGAACGTCTTAAAGATATCAGCAAAAAATCAGCCAGTATTAAAACTGAAAAAGAACTCAACGCTTTAAAAATCGAAGAAGACATAGTCAAAGAGCAACTTGATGCTGCAAATGATGATATAATCAAACTTGATAAAATTTTAGAGTCTAAAGAAAGCCTTAAACAAGAGCTTCAAGAACAAATTAAAAAAGAACAAGCCTTACTTGTGGATATTAATGCTGAAGTAGCAAGCAAAATGAAAGAGCTTGAAAAAGAACGAAACCTCATTTATGAAAAGAAAAGCAAGCTCACAAGCACAATGAATCAAAAAATTCTCAGCTTTTATGAAAAAATTCGCAAATGGGCAAAAAACTCAGCCGTTGTGCCGGTAAAAAAGCAAGCTTGTTATGGTTGCTTTATGAAAATTTATGATAAGACTTACTTAGCCGTGCAAAAAGGCGAAGAAATCGTTACCTGCCCGCATTGTGGTCGTATTTTATACAAGGATGAAAGCCCAGAAAAAAGCGAAAAAAATCAAAAAGAAGTAGCTGAAAGCTTGAGTTGA
- the glyQ gene encoding glycine--tRNA ligase subunit alpha — protein MTFSQIILTLQDFWQKQGCVIVQPYDFPAGAGTFHPATFLRSLSSKPWAAAYVAPSRRPADGRYGDNPNRLGAYYQFQVLIKPSPDNIQELYLKSLESLGFDLKNHDIRFVEDNWESPSLGAWGLGWEVWLDGMEVTQFTYFQQVGGFAVKQVSAEITYGLERLAMYLQDKNNVFDIVWNEFDDKIITYGDVHKQNEFEFSKYSFELSSVERLNIQFQNAYEECKSVLEAGFALPAYDYCLLAAHTFNLLDARGAISVAQRQDYMLKIRELSKQCALVYQESLNEAE, from the coding sequence ATGACTTTTTCTCAAATCATTTTAACTCTGCAAGATTTTTGGCAAAAACAAGGCTGTGTTATCGTTCAGCCTTATGATTTTCCAGCTGGAGCAGGCACTTTTCATCCAGCTACTTTTTTAAGAAGTTTAAGTTCTAAGCCTTGGGCGGCTGCTTATGTCGCTCCTTCAAGAAGGCCTGCAGATGGGCGTTATGGGGATAATCCAAATCGCTTGGGGGCGTATTATCAATTTCAAGTCTTAATCAAACCAAGCCCTGATAATATCCAAGAACTTTATCTTAAAAGCCTTGAAAGCTTAGGTTTTGATCTAAAAAATCATGATATTCGTTTTGTTGAGGACAATTGGGAAAGTCCAAGTCTTGGGGCTTGGGGCTTGGGTTGGGAAGTATGGCTTGATGGTATGGAAGTTACGCAATTTACTTATTTTCAGCAAGTTGGAGGCTTTGCAGTAAAGCAAGTTAGTGCTGAGATCACTTATGGGCTTGAGCGTTTGGCTATGTATTTGCAAGATAAAAACAATGTGTTTGATATAGTATGGAATGAATTTGATGATAAAATCATTACTTATGGCGATGTGCATAAACAAAATGAATTTGAGTTTAGCAAATACAGCTTTGAATTAAGCTCGGTTGAAAGGCTAAATATCCAGTTTCAAAACGCTTATGAGGAGTGTAAAAGTGTGCTTGAGGCAGGTTTTGCTCTACCAGCATATGATTATTGTTTGCTTGCAGCTCATACTTTTAACTTGCTTGATGCAAGAGGGGCTATTTCTGTGGCTCAAAGGCAAGATTATATGCTTAAAATTAGAGAACTTTCAAAGCAATGTGCTTTGGTATATCAAGAAAGCTTAAATGAAGCTGAGTGA
- a CDS encoding pseudouridine synthase family protein: MQEKAYKLLALQEKISNNHAKELIDSGLVFVGNKKLSIARELLPLKSKFKIIQATKAKLIFEDDKIIALNKPFALVSESLEKEYKAKLLNRLDKETSGVILLCKDEDFRQKAIQEYKKQRVKKEYIAILEGILAQELEVNEPILTLKNKQGALSKISKDGLSATSIFTPLMLSAKKTLTRVQILTGRTHQIRLHAAFIKHGVVGDEKYAHSKAARMYLHSYKIAIFDYEFKADLDKSFGAFDFDLKNFAF, translated from the coding sequence ATGCAAGAAAAAGCCTATAAACTCCTTGCCCTGCAAGAAAAAATTTCAAACAATCACGCCAAAGAACTCATAGACAGCGGACTTGTTTTTGTGGGTAATAAAAAACTTAGCATTGCAAGAGAACTTTTGCCCTTAAAAAGTAAATTTAAAATCATACAAGCTACAAAAGCAAAACTTATCTTTGAAGATGATAAAATCATCGCCTTAAATAAGCCCTTTGCCTTAGTGAGTGAGAGTTTAGAAAAAGAATATAAGGCTAAGCTTTTAAACCGCCTTGATAAAGAAACAAGTGGAGTGATTTTGTTGTGCAAAGATGAGGATTTTCGTCAAAAAGCTATACAAGAATACAAAAAACAAAGGGTAAAAAAAGAGTATATTGCTATACTTGAGGGCATTTTAGCTCAAGAATTAGAAGTTAATGAGCCTATTTTAACCCTTAAAAATAAGCAAGGTGCTTTAAGCAAGATTAGCAAAGATGGGCTTAGTGCTACTAGTATTTTTACGCCTTTAATGCTAAGTGCTAAAAAAACCCTTACTAGAGTGCAAATTCTTACAGGCAGAACGCACCAGATAAGACTTCATGCTGCTTTTATCAAACACGGCGTTGTGGGTGATGAAAAATACGCGCATTCAAAAGCAGCTCGTATGTATTTGCATAGCTATAAAATAGCTATTTTTGACTATGAGTTTAAGGCTGATTTAGACAAGAGCTTTGGGGCTTTTGATTTTGATTTAAAAAATTTTGCTTTTTAA
- a CDS encoding helix-turn-helix transcriptional regulator: protein MNDDQKELFIKLTHFLGQVLGKNYEVVFHIISKEGSCIAAIANNHISGRSQNSPLTDLASKLVQEKAYLKQDFLCDYKASTKYNTLLRGSTFFIKQKDKLVGILCINHDTTELRAAVHKIIELENLKGFDDFLPLCEKQDQHDALASSESLSESIEDILAQNIDLKLLNSGFALTSTQKNEIICKLYKKGIFNIKGAISIVAKLLKISEPSVYRYLNKLKKL, encoded by the coding sequence ATGAATGATGATCAAAAAGAGCTTTTCATCAAACTTACACATTTTTTAGGGCAAGTTTTGGGTAAAAATTATGAAGTCGTTTTTCATATCATATCCAAAGAAGGCTCTTGTATCGCAGCTATTGCAAACAACCATATCAGCGGACGCAGCCAAAACTCACCGCTAACCGATCTTGCAAGTAAGCTTGTGCAAGAAAAGGCGTATTTAAAGCAAGATTTTTTGTGTGATTATAAAGCTTCTACAAAATACAACACGCTTTTAAGGGGTTCTACTTTTTTTATCAAACAAAAGGATAAGCTTGTAGGAATTTTGTGTATAAACCACGACACAACAGAGCTTAGAGCCGCAGTACATAAAATCATAGAGCTTGAAAATCTAAAAGGTTTTGATGACTTTTTGCCCTTGTGTGAAAAGCAAGATCAACACGATGCTTTGGCAAGTAGTGAAAGTTTAAGTGAGAGTATAGAAGATATTTTAGCTCAAAATATAGATTTAAAACTCTTAAATTCAGGCTTTGCGCTCACAAGCACGCAAAAAAATGAAATCATTTGCAAGCTTTACAAAAAAGGCATTTTTAATATCAAAGGAGCCATAAGTATAGTTGCCAAGCTTTTAAAAATTTCTGAACCTAGCGTGTATAGGTATTTAAATAAGCTTAAAAAGCTTTGA
- a CDS encoding chemotaxis protein: protein MTQEELDVLMGNEEKVNIDELNSQKEQAQDDSDHKTAYGDIVDGIKSQDYKSSSSIAWPPPPPNQEHKVVHQLDDVTRDSEEKAIEQLDRLEIMSNHFSNSEKSLKQLDAIFKKNIEIFSILSEKFPNVQTFQQALQSNQSSQSISSQITEWLEAGQDEAMMAMDAMQYQDIHRQKIERVINVMRALNRYMSSLFEGKIDDSKRVGSAVHINGDSTENVVSNDDIEALITSLGQKSDQA, encoded by the coding sequence ATGACTCAAGAAGAACTTGATGTTTTGATGGGCAACGAGGAAAAGGTAAATATTGATGAACTCAACTCCCAAAAGGAACAAGCCCAAGACGATTCAGATCATAAAACAGCGTATGGTGATATAGTAGATGGCATAAAATCGCAAGATTACAAATCCTCATCAAGCATCGCTTGGCCCCCTCCACCGCCAAATCAAGAACATAAGGTTGTTCATCAGCTTGATGATGTAACTAGAGATAGTGAAGAAAAGGCTATTGAGCAGCTTGATAGGCTTGAAATCATGAGTAATCATTTCTCAAATTCAGAAAAATCACTCAAACAACTTGACGCAATCTTTAAGAAAAATATAGAAATTTTTTCCATTCTAAGTGAAAAATTTCCAAATGTTCAAACCTTTCAGCAAGCTTTACAAAGCAATCAAAGCAGTCAAAGTATCAGTTCTCAAATCACCGAATGGCTTGAGGCTGGACAAGATGAAGCGATGATGGCGATGGACGCGATGCAGTATCAAGACATACACCGACAAAAAATCGAAAGAGTGATTAATGTTATGCGTGCCTTAAATCGCTATATGAGCTCTTTATTTGAAGGTAAGATTGATGATAGTAAGCGCGTAGGCTCAGCAGTGCATATTAATGGTGACTCGACTGAAAATGTGGTAAGCAATGATGATATAGAAGCCTTAATCACAAGCCTAGGGCAAAAAAGTGATCAAGCCTGA
- the waaA gene encoding lipid IV(A) 3-deoxy-D-manno-octulosonic acid transferase, whose protein sequence is MILFYYALLCLIYAFCALPLLVLSFCKEKYKQSFKARFFLYKNLHQDEASVHFHACSFGEVKSIKELAINFDSRITTITQTGFEEAQSFCKKLNYLAFEIFIPFWLKPCKVLVIFEAELWLMLVCIAKLKGAKIILINARISEPSFAKYQKFTFFYKKIFSYIDEVFAQSKADKVRLESLGAKNVHEFFNIKAALKPQLSKNYEKQDNKKLILFASTHEGEEELLLQNLKLEEDEILCLAPRHPERFDKVKELLKEYALRHNLSFACLSELKNSYIQSDVLLIDTLGELVNFYAICDISVLCGSFLKGIGGHNPIEIAHFQKILISGTHIHNQIPLYKHIENVYFCEDPKDLNTLIHSKLNPSKIKDELSLEPIISSIQANIKEGIHARKSL, encoded by the coding sequence TTGATCTTATTTTATTATGCTTTACTTTGCTTGATTTATGCCTTTTGTGCCTTACCTTTGCTGGTATTGAGTTTTTGTAAAGAAAAATACAAGCAAAGCTTTAAGGCGCGATTTTTTTTATACAAAAATCTTCATCAAGATGAAGCTAGCGTGCATTTTCATGCTTGTTCTTTTGGAGAAGTTAAAAGCATTAAAGAACTTGCCATAAATTTTGATTCTCGTATCACAACCATCACTCAAACAGGTTTTGAAGAAGCACAAAGCTTTTGCAAAAAGCTTAATTATCTTGCCTTTGAAATTTTTATCCCTTTTTGGCTTAAGCCTTGTAAGGTTTTAGTGATTTTTGAGGCTGAACTTTGGCTTATGCTTGTGTGTATTGCAAAATTAAAAGGAGCAAAAATCATACTTATAAACGCAAGAATTTCAGAGCCTTCTTTTGCAAAATACCAAAAATTTACCTTTTTTTATAAAAAAATCTTTTCATACATCGATGAGGTTTTTGCTCAAAGTAAGGCTGATAAAGTAAGACTTGAAAGCTTGGGCGCAAAAAATGTACATGAGTTTTTCAATATCAAAGCCGCTTTAAAGCCACAGCTTAGCAAAAACTATGAAAAGCAAGATAATAAAAAGCTTATTTTATTTGCTAGCACGCACGAAGGCGAAGAAGAACTTTTGCTTCAAAATCTTAAGCTAGAAGAAGATGAGATACTTTGCCTAGCCCCGCGTCATCCAGAACGTTTTGATAAGGTTAAAGAGCTTTTAAAGGAGTATGCTTTAAGGCATAATTTAAGTTTTGCTTGTTTAAGCGAGCTTAAAAACTCATACATTCAAAGTGATGTTTTGCTTATTGATACCTTAGGCGAGCTTGTTAATTTTTATGCAATCTGTGATATAAGCGTGCTTTGTGGTTCCTTTCTCAAAGGTATAGGCGGACACAATCCTATAGAAATCGCTCATTTTCAAAAAATTCTCATCTCAGGCACGCATATACACAATCAAATTCCCCTTTATAAGCATATTGAAAATGTGTATTTTTGTGAAGATCCTAAGGACTTAAATACGCTCATTCATTCAAAATTAAACCCAAGCAAGATCAAAGATGAACTTAGCCTTGAACCCATCATCTCAAGCATACAAGCCAATATAAAAGAAGGTATTCATGCAAGAAAAAGCCTATAA